CGGTGCAATGCTACTGAAATCGAGTTAAAGAAAGCAAACGAACGCTTTCAACTGGCGACAGCCGCAGTCAATGCGATTATCTACGACTGGGATATTCGTGCCAGGACAATTACTCGCACGCAAGGGCTATTCGATGTGCTTGGCTATACGACAACCGAAGCCGATCCTAGTGATGATTGGTGGCTTGAACGCATTCACCCTGATGAGCAAAAGTACGTGCGTAACTACATCGTCACAATGCTGAAAAGTTCTACTTCAAACAATTTCGCGTTGGAATATCGCATTCGCAATCGCGACGATCGCTACGTCTATATTTGGGATAAAGGCTTGATTATTCGCGATGCTGATGGCGGTGCAGTGCGGGTTGTTGGTAGTGTTTTAGATATTAGCGAACGCAAGCAAGCTGAAGCCGCAGTAAATCAGATGAATGCGACTTTAGAGCAACAAGTACAAGAACGCACCGCCCAACTCGCCGCGACAAACCAAGAACTCGAATCATTTTGCTATTCTGTTTCGCACGACTTACGCGCACCTTTACGATATATTGCAGGCTTCGCCGAGGCGCTTGCAGAACAACTCAAACGCAATAACGCGATTGTCGATCCTAAGGTTCATCGTTACATCGAAGTTATTCAAAGTAGTAGCGATCGCATGACGATGCTGATTGATGGATTATTGACGCTTTCGCGTGTTGGGAGAAAACAATTAATTTATCAACCTGTGGATCTTTATCCTTTGGTGGAAAGCGCCATTTCGCTAGCGACGAGTCAAGCTGAAGCTATTGACAGCCGTAAGATCAAGTTTCAAATTGGTAGCTTACCTAAAGTTATGGGCGATCCAACGTTATTACAACAAGTTTTTACAAATTTGATTGATAATGCTGTTAAATTCAGCCAACATTCACATTCTACAATTATCCAAATTAATTCTCTACCAGATCGTACTTTATTTATTAAAGACAATGGAATCGGATTTCAAATGGACTATGCAGACCAATTATTCGGTGCTTTTCAACGTCTTCATTCACAAAGAGAGTTTAAGGGAACAGGTATTGGTTTAGCAATTGTCCAACGCATTATTCATCGACACAAAGGTACAATTTGGGTTGAGAGTAAACCTAATCAAGGAACGACTTTTTATTTCAAACTTGGGCAAGTGGTTGAGGATTAAAATTACTGTGAAAAGTGAACTATCTTGCATTTTTCTTGTAATTGAACCTTTAAAACTAGCTTTGGAAGGTTTTTGGAGGACGGCGAACAAGCACTACAATATTTATTAGGCAAGGAAGGTAGTCCGCCTCATTTCCCCTTACCAGACCTTGTATTGTTAGACCTAAAATTACCTAAAATTAATGGAGTTCAAGTTTTACAGGCGATTTGATCGCGTCCTCGGACTCGCGATCTCATGGTAGTTATTTTGGCTTCTTCTCCAGATGACAAAGATTTAAATGCTTGTTACGCTCTAGGAGTTATTCAATGTGTCACTAAACCTCTTGATTTTCAAAGATTTATCACGATAGTTCGCCGAGTCGGTTTTTACTGGGTGTTACTCAAAAAGCCGCCCTTGCTACCACCTGAATCTTAAAGCCATGATAAATATTTTAAATTGCGCTCAATCTCAGCCTGTGCAAAAGCAAAATAGTGACTTGATTTTAAAGCTGCTGATTGTAGAGGATGTGTTAGCAGATGTAGAGTTAATGGTACTCGCTCTAGAAACGGCAGAAATCAAATTTACTTACAATGCAGTTGATAACTTAAAGAATTGCGAACAACTGCTACATTCAAAATCTTATGATGCGGTGCTAGCAGATTATCGTTTACCACAATTTACTGCTTATCAAGTATTAGAGTTATTGCAACAATCAGCACAAGAAATTCCGTTAATTTTGGTGACTGGTAGTTTGGGAGAAGAAGCAGCCGTTGATTGTATCAAGGCAGGAATGACAGATTATGTCTTGAAAGAACGATTGTTTCGCTTACCGATAGTTTTAAGGCGATCGCTTGAAGAATTTGCTTTACGTCGTCAACAAAAAGCCGCCATTGTTCGCATTCAAAAACAAGCACAACAGCAAGCAATTATCAACCGTATTGTGCAAGCAATGCGCGAAACTTTGATACTCGATGATGTCCTCAAATCTAGTGTTGATGCGCTACACGAAGCTTTAAAACCTAGCCGATGCTTCATTTCACAGCCGGATACTCAAAAAGAAATGTGGGTAAATCATGTCAGTACGGCAACAATAAATCGCGAAGATTGTATTGGTGTTAAATGTTTCGTTTACCCGTACTACAAAGAAGCATTTCAGCAAGGAAAAATTATCATTATTAATCGTAACGATCCTAGTGTACCGCTGGCATTACACGAATTATTCAATCAATGGAATTTAAATTCTGTTTTAATTGCACCTTTAGTGTATCAACAAACACTTCTCGGTGGAATTATTTTACAACAGTGCGATCGCG
This region of Chroogloeocystis siderophila 5.2 s.c.1 genomic DNA includes:
- a CDS encoding sensor histidine kinase, translated to MPRYFNSLRTRLNCLVLLAVLPGLGLMLYAYMKELQARKAYIREQAVLLTQVVSAHHQQLIAETRQLLAVLAQLPQIQDSYPTPCNALLKNLQQQYLRFATLGVVQRNGNVVCSSSPNQSVNLADCVWIANALQKRELTVSDYQMGRMNGKPVIVFAYPLFNAQNQANSVVFASLDLTWLNQLLAQINLPPNTSLLVVDAKGVVLAHHPHSQWVGKRPDLPIVQKILAQGNGVAEVNDVDGISRLYAFTLLSSSLPQANVYMGIGLSEEASFAVAERNLQRNLFGLAMIAMGAIAVLWIGSDLFIWHWVRRFMQGINRLAAEDFTARIGLKDSPQEMQQLVDNFDRMAASLASQIARCNATEIELKKANERFQLATAAVNAIIYDWDIRARTITRTQGLFDVLGYTTTEADPSDDWWLERIHPDEQKYVRNYIVTMLKSSTSNNFALEYRIRNRDDRYVYIWDKGLIIRDADGGAVRVVGSVLDISERKQAEAAVNQMNATLEQQVQERTAQLAATNQELESFCYSVSHDLRAPLRYIAGFAEALAEQLKRNNAIVDPKVHRYIEVIQSSSDRMTMLIDGLLTLSRVGRKQLIYQPVDLYPLVESAISLATSQAEAIDSRKIKFQIGSLPKVMGDPTLLQQVFTNLIDNAVKFSQHSHSTIIQINSLPDRTLFIKDNGIGFQMDYADQLFGAFQRLHSQREFKGTGIGLAIVQRIIHRHKGTIWVESKPNQGTTFYFKLGQVVED